A region of the Silene latifolia isolate original U9 population chromosome 9, ASM4854445v1, whole genome shotgun sequence genome:
ataattctgtaatgtatttggtttaaaattaaatgaaatgatcattttgaaagtgttgagttatgcttgtttgatttgcttccattttttcaactccatagatctatcagtcatcatcaagatctgattatggcacaacttcctaacatatatggcacaacttcctaacatatatattaattaaaaaacaactcaacccacacattagtataaatacattgcattatctcaactaacatgcatttccattatctcaatatattctccaaaccctaactgctaaaacatgctcggtccgtactgaaggacgccaaagaagatggaaatgaaataattagaaacacatacatggaaatgaaataatggaaatgaaataattagcagatgctgaacggaacctaatggtcgataaaaacacatacattgaaatgaaataattagaacaataaaataatgacgatgaaacaaacctgataattacagaacgtacgtaaagagacgatgaaatcaacagtgatggcgagaagataaagcgacgatgagaaagagagaaagagacgatgagaaagtgtgtgttttgtgtttgtgtttggtctttctttgggtttgtgtttgtgtattaagggttgtgttttgtggctgcagcagacttgtgtttgtgtggtttatagtatggaaggtattaacaacggttattaaacaacaaccgttgtgaaatatgttttgacaacggttataaaaaacacccgttgttaaataagttttaacaacgggtttcaaaaataaccgttgtgattacttttcactaaatttgcgccaattttgcgccaaattattaacaacggttgttcatgtgtgacccgttgttaaaacgaataacaacggtttttataaccatacccgttgtaattgattttagtaaaattcgcgccatacattctacaacgtctattgtgattttcgtgaattatcgttgttaaaggggcgttgtagttgcctggatttgtagtagtgaagatTGTTGAAATTAAGGTCGAGTATGAATGGAAACCTATCCTTTGTACTAGATGTAAAGGGTATGGACATGAGGCCAAAGCTTGTAAACATGGACATGCTAATCCAGCACCTCAGAAGCAGATCAGGAAAATGGAATGGAGGCCTGTGCAAAAGAAACCTCAGCAGATTAAAGAGAGGGTATTACCTTCAGCTAATCCTCCTCAGAATACTAGTGAGACCAGCACTGAGGCAGCAAGTCAGGGGGTCACTGCGACACCTGAAAATTCACAGACCATCAATGAGCATGAAAATCAGAGTGTGGTCACCCCTATTGGGCAGATAATCAATAATCAGGGTATGTCCTCTCAGGATGTGTTGAGAGGCCCTACATACCTGCAGATTCTGAGTGGAACTGGTGGTGTCCCTAAAGAAGGAATAGGGGATAAAAGAAGTGGACAATTGGATTTTAATGATGCTTAACATCCATAATTTAGGGTTTTGGAATGTACGGGGCATGAACAATGTTAATAAGCAACGTACAATAATAAAGTTCTTGAATAATCAGGATATAGGTCTTTTTGCCTTGATAGAGACTAAAATAAAAGTTAAAAATGCTGATAGAGTCATTGCTAACTTCAGTCAGGACTGGTCCATCACTACCAACTCCAATAAGCACAAAGGGGGACGCATTTGGGTGATCTGGAAGCCTGCCAAGTTTCATCTTGCTGTTCGAGATTGTAAAGCACAATGCATTCATATTGAGGCTATCTCCCTCATCAACAATGCTAAGTTTTTCATCACTTTTGTGTATGCTTTCAATTCTATTGTTGGAAGGGAAGAATTGTGGAAGGATCTGAAACTGTATGCAAATCATATCAATGGGCCTTGGGCCATGGGAGGGGATTTTAATTGTGTAACTCAATCAGGGGAAAGACTGGGTACCAGCACCTCTGAGGCAGAAATGAATCCTTTCATTGAATGTATTAATGAATGTGGAATGATGGACATTCAATCTACTGGGGCCTATTATACTTGGTCAAATAAGCAGCAGCCAATTGACAGAGTATATAGCAGACTAGATAGATTTATGGTAAATCAGAATTGGGTAGTTGCTCATCCACATCTATTTGCAAATTTCTTGCCTGAAGGAGTTTTTGACCATTGTCCATGTATGGTGAGAGACTCACAACAGGAAGAGACCAGGAAGAAAAGTTTTAAGTACCTGAACATGTGGGGGGAGGATAagaattttgtgcaactcatcactGATGCCTGGCAGACTGATATTGCAGGACACAGAATGTACACTATTGTCAGGAAACTCAAATTGATTAAACCAGTCCTCAAGCAGCTCAATAAGGATTCATATTCTGATATAGAGGGCCTGTGCAATGAAGCTGAAAGGAGACTTGAGAAAGTGCAGCAAGATCTAATTGGAAATATGGGGGACAAAGACCTAATGAATCAGGAATATGAAGCCAATCAACAGGTTCAGTTTCTACAAAAAGCAAAGTTTTCCTTCTTACAGCAGCAGGCCAAAGCTGCCTGGCTATGTGAAGGGGATGCGAATACAGCCTTATTTCATAGGGTCATTAAAACAAGAAGGGCTAAGAATGCAGTGTTTCAGATTGAGGATAGACATGGTTCAAAGTGTACTGATCAGAAATCCATTCAGGAGGCTTTTTTAGAATATTATGGATCTCTTCTTGGAATGAGTCATGGAACAGTGAAAGTGAGCAGTAGAGTGATCAAGACAGGGAGAATTTGTGACCAGGCTCACTAGAATATTTTGATGGAACCTGTAACCAACTCAGAAATTAAAGAGTCTATCTTCAGTATCCCAAATGATAAATCTCCTGGGCCAGATGGTTTCACAAGTAAGTTTTTTAAAGATTCTTGGAATGTTATTGGGGATGATATTTGTCAAGCTATTAAGGAATTTTTTGTTAATGGACAGCTACTTAAGCAGCTGAATGCCACTAACATTACTCTAATTCCCAAGATAGACAGACCTACAAATGTGTTACAATTCCGGCCTATTGCCTGCTGCAATGTTTTGTACAAGAGCATCTCCAAGATTTTATGCAATAGATTATCAAAGGTCTTGCCAGATTTGATTTgccaaaatcaaggaggttttgtTAAGGGCAGGAGCATTATGGAAAACATTCTCATTTGCCAGGACCTTATTCGACTATATAATAATCCCAATGCTTCCCCAAGGTGTATGTTCAAAATTGATCTCCAGAAGGCCTATGACACAGTGGAGTGGGACTTCCTTGAACAAATGTTAAATTGTCTTAATTTTCCCCCTAGGTTCAAGAATTGGATAATGAGTTGTGTCACTACTCCTACTTTCACTTTGAGCTTGAATGGAGAAAGCTTTGGTTTTTTTAAGGGTAAAAGAGGGCTTAGGCAAGGGGACCCAATCTCTCCTCTCCTATTCACTATATGTATGGAATATTTGTCCAGAACACTCAATTTTGCTACTGAGAACTACCCTTTTAAATTTCACCCCAAATGTGCCCAGATCAAATTGTGTCATCTCATGTTTGCCGATGACTTGCTGTTGTTTTGCAAAGGGGACAAGCTGCCTATTATGACCATGATCAGAGCTTTTGGAACCTTCTCTCAGACATCTGGGTTAAAATTAAGTCCTGGTAAGTCAAATACTTATTTTAATGGGATGAAACAGAATGACAAAGATGAAATTTTGGTTGTGTCTGGTTTCAGAGAGGGTGAGCTGCCTTTTAAATATTTAGGAGTCCCTATCCAAACCACACGTCTCTCAAAACATGAGTGCAGGAGCCTTATTGAGAAAATTGGTGCTAGGATTAGAAGTATTGGAGCTAAAAAATTATCTTATGCTGGGAGACTGGTCTTAGTACAATCTGTCCTTGCTACTTATCATAACTATTGGGCCATGATATTTGTGATACCCAAAGGAGTCTTGGATAGAATTGATTCACTCTGCAGGAATTTCTTGTGGGAAGGGGGAGCAGATTATACTAGACCTCCAATGGTATCATGGGATAAGGTCTGTACCCCAAAAAAGGAAGGAGGGTTAGGACTCAGGAATCTAACAACATGGAATATGGTCTTTGTTGGGAAACTAGCATGGTGGGTGACCAATAGACCAGATAAACTATGGGTCCAATGGGTACATCATATCTACCTGAAAGGGGCGAATTGGGGAGAATATAATCCTACTATGGACTCtagttggagttggaggaaaaTTTGTCAGGTCAGAGACAAAATGAATCAGGCTTTCACTTCAGAGGACTGGAATAACGAGTACAAAGATAAGACGAGGATACAATATTCTGAGAGAAACCAAGCCTGTGATCTCTTGGTTTCATCAGGTATGGACATCATGGTCTGTTCCTAAACATAGAATGATTGCTTGGTTAATTTACCAGAATGCCCTAAACACTAGATCAAAGCTATACAGATTGGGGGTAAGTGATAGGAACACCTGCTGCATCTGTGAACATGAGCCTGAAACTATCCAACACTTGTTTTTTGAATGCGCTTATAGTGATAAAATTTTATCAGATTTGGAGTTTTGTTTGGGGATCAAGATACACAGAACAAATACTCTACACTGGCTAATAAATTGCAGAGGTACTAGGCTTAAGAAGCGTATTATCAGAGTAATGATGAATGCATACCTTTATTTTATCTGGCATCGACGGAACATCAGCCGGTTGGAGATGACCTTGGAGAAACCTCAAAACGTTGCTCTGAGCATTTGGAAACTGGTACAAGAGAGATGCATTCCTCTAATTAAACGGCCGGTGGGACCTAAAGATCGGATGTGGGTAGCTCGATTTGATCAAATTGGAAGATGAAAAGGGTGGAGCTGGTAAGAGTGAGAGGTGGAGCAAGGAGATGACCGACTGTTAGTTTGATTTCTATCTCATTTTGTTAAGAGCTTCTTGTGATGATATGTTTTGGTATGGGCCGCACTGATAGTGGGCTTCTTTGAACTTGGTTGGCAACTTTGTCCAACTTATTTTGTATATCTTCTTTTATATACACAattttacattttaccaaaaaaaaaacatattaaaaatcaacgtattaataaaaatacgtcatatacaaaattgacttagtaattcataattacttgtaccaaaataatttaccaatttataaatcacaacatcttgtatttataataattcattcaatttcaattgtttccttaaacaataatttcatctgagtaatgaaacaattcgattacttagaccgtatcttatttaatcagattacaatgagatacgtaaattttacttccaagatcgtccgtcaattttcaagtaatataattaactcgtaacgttatacgattaattaaatgatcaattaagagtattatcctttaggtatgacataggggatcaactggtcaccaccgtcacacgacagtaatgtcaaactctagtcagccaatcattaccgatatgtgtggaccagttgacagtataaatacttcccaattgtattctttaaaaatgagacttaaacatgtgatcatcatgattaacagttgtgatcgcattattgtcggaggacacatattccaacaatctcccacttgtcctcgacaagtatgcgtcaccaattctcttgtcctattactatctcccactcaatgcaaggtgtctttcaggtcgtacttgcaagtgatcatatcgagagtggtttcctcgatctggagaataactgattgaccggatttatccaccatggattcattccgagcgtggccacgcatttcaagttcattactcctcgagtggccctgagatattgttataaccctgactaggggtggacaattcctatcgcactcattccctttgactagccacagccatcataacccaaaatgtgcccatttgaccccatttacgaaggtcgtagtaacacaaatcaaagttaatctgaaactatgccatattaggtgaatagtctttagtcaaaagaatcgactcattataatactatagtagctctcgccacgaccaggctatataaatttgccagaactctataagcggtcattaggcccgacaaaaagttcctaacagtctgcctatgtgatcgactagtcatctcacatgactctatggcacttgaacttgccatcaatcgcatcacactctagtcacttcgagacgtcacctcatacaagtgactatgggcaaatactatgttaatccgtgttcactttaacggggttcaattttcactacaacccgtttggatgtaacaatgtataaattaaagataaaagacaaatgtgattatgaacatgaataaaaacaacacttttatttcatttcaaaatctaacatagactttgtacacgtttaagtcccatggacgccatatgtccatcatgtttagcctgcgataaaggctatgtgagcggatcggctacgttgtcatccgtcccaaccttacaaatcgcaatttcctttctttcaatgaaatctcttattacatgatattttctaagtacatgtctagatctattactagacttcggctccttagcttggaaaatcctcccactattatcacaatagagagtgaagggatcattggcggtaggtactactcttagaccttccgtgaattgcctgatccacacagcttccttggcaacTTCGATCTTTGGAATGTACTCGGCCTCCGTTGTTAAAtcccatgattctgacttccttgaagcttctccattctacggcaccaccattgagcatgaaaacgaaaccagcttgtgatttcatgtcatctctatctgtttgaaaacttgagtccgtgtaaccattaacacggagttcggtgtctcctccaaacactaagatataatccttagtccttctcaagtacttaaggatgttcttgacggaaatccagtgactctcacctggatttccttgatatctactcgtcatgcttaaggcatacgagacatcaggatgtgtgcatatcatggcgtacatgattgatccaacagcggaagcataagggatcgtcttcatgcgttcaacatcatggggttcggaaggagattgagtcttgctcaatatcgtcccggttaccataggtaccaatccccttttggatttgtccatgctgaaccgtcgaagaattttatcaacataagactcttgacttagtgccaatatcctcttggatctatctctatggatccggatacctaatatgcgttgtgcttctcctaaatccttcatttggaagtggttacctaaccacttcttaacagaagacaacatcggaatatcaattccaatgagtagtatgtcatcgacatacaagattaggaacacaacattgctcccactaaatttcatgtataaacatggttcctcaacacttcgagtgaaaccattctcttttatcacatgattaaatcgatgattccaacttctagatgcttgcttatgaccataaatggatctcttaagcttgcacactttgttagtaTTTTTAGATttaacaaaaccttcgggttgtatcatgtacacctcctcttctaaatgcccatttagaaaagcggttttgacatccatttgccatatttcataatcatgaaatgcggcgatcgctaacaaaatcagtatggatcttagcatggctacgggtgcgaaggtctcatcataatggagaccttggagttgggtaaatccttttggcgctagcctagctttgtagacatcatcatgtccttctatgccatttttgactttgaatatccatttgcattgaagaggtgttgcccctttaggcaaatctagcaagtcccaaacttggttttcatgcatagaatccatgtcggacttcatggcttcaagccataaggaggaatttggactagagattgccgccttgtaggtggcgggttcgtcactttctaaaagcaacacatcgagtgttccatcttcttcgataagtcccacatatcgatcgggatggcgtataacacgactcgttcttctaagtggaggagagacaatcgtgttagacgacgaaggaacatcttcttgcgtctctatctcggtttgtggctcttgaatttcatcaagttcaaaatttctcccactctgtctcttagaaataaattgactttctaagaagacagcctcgcaagacacaaacactttgttttct
Encoded here:
- the LOC141601530 gene encoding uncharacterized protein LOC141601530, which codes for MNNVNKQRTIIKFLNNQDIGLFALIETKIKVKNADRVIANFSQDWSITTNSNKHKGGRIWVIWKPAKFHLAVRDCKAQCIHIEAISLINNAKFFITFVYAFNSIVGREELWKDLKLYANHINGPWAMGGDFNCVTQSGERLGTSTSEAEMNPFIECINECGMMDIQSTGAYYTWSNKQQPIDRVYSRLDRFMVNQNWVVAHPHLFANFLPEGVFDHCPCMVRDSQQEETRKKSFKYLNMWGEDKNFVQLITDAWQTDIAGHRMYTIVRKLKLIKPVLKQLNKDSYSDIEGLCNEAERRLEKVQQDLIGNMGDKDLMNQEYEANQQVQFLQKAKFSFLQQQAKAAWLCEGDANTALFHRVIKTRRAKNAVFQIEDRHGSKCTDQKSIQEAFLEYYGSLLGMSHGTVKVSSRVIKTGRICDQAH